From one Triticum urartu cultivar G1812 chromosome 3, Tu2.1, whole genome shotgun sequence genomic stretch:
- the LOC125543755 gene encoding chromatin modification-related protein EAF1 A-like isoform X2, whose protein sequence is MVLGSSLPSPSTLNAPSRPTSLQGDEQQRIQYTHMVNGRNLQQPGVSVPGVLPAGVDRGVRMMPGANGMGMMTGLARCAPVARPGFPRIGSPGMRNMVSSGNMLSSGQGMQNSVNLHPGSVPGPGNTMLRPRDPMQMLRPGQNSEEHRQMMVQEFQMQVPQGNSQAIHFSGTPFPHAGTSSPVQSFPVQQSQPHQMPQQAHMFGNTQHSHIRGANQSSPQHQAYARLAKERHIQQSMMSQQQHPLSAASAVPTVQNGSQTQPQSAVNAVPSSQSQHKKQHPTQHPQDSSVPPNQPANSTSHKQKKQQAQQQSRQNQQQRHQGSQQAKLVKSLGRGNMTQQNPSVDGTQLSGIPATSKNQVSDTNMMQQAPAYFTGNKGLIPSVPRPGNQPKMYASHTPQSPIQSSDIGNQGSIQGSSIQGSPNQTLLASQQAPVHSSSQLATQQQQQQRHMNPSHNNIQRLMMQQNRHMNSNVRIELPVDQVNQVIPSTSVARSTDSGSPGVSSIQHRKQDSSQDPTAVASTSQLASSPQDSFVGNEAFLSAPNQGMLQRQMSGGVPIHGNVIGTQRQQQQARLQLQTQQQQQQRPDVQGLYAHPSNSGAG, encoded by the exons ATGGTACTAGGAAGCAGTTTGCCGTCACCTTCAACATTGAATGCCCCGTCTAG ACCTACCTCTTTACAGGGCGACGAACAACAAAGAATTCAGTATACTCATATGGTTAATGGCAGAAATCTTCAGCAGCCTGGAGTTTCTGTTCCTGGTGTGTTGCCCGCTGGAGTTGATCGTGGTGTTCGAATGATGCCTGGTGCTAATGGTATGGGAATGATGACTGGACTTGCTCGATGTGCACCTGTTGCAAGGCCGGGTTTCCCAAGGATTGGTTCCCCAGGAATGCGAAATATGGTTTCATCTGGAAACATGCTATCCAGTGGTCAAGGCATGCAAAACTCGGTAAATCTTCACCCTGGTTCTGTACCTGGCCCTGGAAATACGATGTTGAGGCCACGTGATCCGATGCAGATGCTTCGG CCTGGCCAGAATTCGGAAGAGCACAGACAAATGATGGTGCAGGAGTTTCAGATGCAAGTTCCACAGGGGAATAGCCAGGCTATCCATTTCAGTGGCACACCATTTCCCCATGCCGGAACATCTTCACCTGTTCAGTCATTTCCTGTTCAGCAGTCCCAACCACATCAGATGCCACAACAGGCACACATGTTTGGAAATACGCAGCACTCTCATATCCGAGGGGCAAACCAGTCAAGCCCACAGCATCAGGCTTATGCACGGTTAGCTAAAGAGAGACACATTCAACAATCCATGATGTCCCAACAACAGCACCCACTTTCTGCAGCTAGTGCAGTGCCAACTGTGCAGAATGGTTCACAAACGCAGCCACAATCTGCTGTCAATGCTGTCCCATCTTCACAATCGCAGCATAAGAAGCAGCACCCGACGCAACATCCACAAGATAGCTCAGTTCCTCCCAATCAGCCTGCCAATAGTACATCACATAAGCAGAAGAAGCAACAGGCTCAGCAGCAGTCAAGACAAAACCAACAGCAACGGCATCAAGGTAGCCAGCAAGCTAAGCTAGTGAAGAGCTTAGGCCGAGGGAATATGACGCAGCAGAATCCTTCAGTTGATGGTACTCAACTCAGCGGCATTCCTGCAACCTCAAAAAACCAAGTCTCTGATACAAATATGATGCAGCAGGCCCCAGCGTATTTTACTGGTAATAAGGGATTGATTCCATCAGTGCCTCGGCCTGGGAATCAACCAAAAATGTATGCTTCTCATACGCCGCAGTCACCAATACAATCATCAGATATTGGTAATCAAGGTTCAATACAGGGTTCTTCAATACAGGGTTCTCCCAACCAGACCTTGTTAGCTTCCCAACAAGCTCCAGTTCATTCATCATCGCAATTGGCTAcacaacagcagcaacaacagcgGCACATGAATCCATCACATAATAATATCCAAAGATTGATGATGCAACAAAACCGCCATATGAACAGCAATGTTAGGATCGAGTTGCCTGTTGATCAAGTCAATCAGGTAATTCCGTCTACATCAGTTGCAAGGAGTACAGACTCAGGTAGCCCAGGTGTTTCATCTATACAACATCGGAAACAGGATTCATCTCAAGATCCAACTGCTGTTGCCTCGACCTCGCAGCTAGCTAGCTCGCCTCAAGATAGCTTTGTTGGAAATGAAGCTTTCTTGTCAGCACCTAACCAAGGCATGCTGCAAAGGCAAATGTCAGGGGGTGTTCCTATACATGGAAATGTTATTGGCACCCAGCGGCAGCAACAGCAGGCTCGGCTGCAACTTCAAactcagcagcagcagcagcagagacCTGATGTTCAAGGCTTATATGCTCATCCTTCAAATTCGGGAGCAGGATGA
- the LOC125543755 gene encoding chromatin modification-related protein EAF1 A-like isoform X1 yields MVLGSSLPSPSTLNAPSRYRVPRPTSLQGDEQQRIQYTHMVNGRNLQQPGVSVPGVLPAGVDRGVRMMPGANGMGMMTGLARCAPVARPGFPRIGSPGMRNMVSSGNMLSSGQGMQNSVNLHPGSVPGPGNTMLRPRDPMQMLRPGQNSEEHRQMMVQEFQMQVPQGNSQAIHFSGTPFPHAGTSSPVQSFPVQQSQPHQMPQQAHMFGNTQHSHIRGANQSSPQHQAYARLAKERHIQQSMMSQQQHPLSAASAVPTVQNGSQTQPQSAVNAVPSSQSQHKKQHPTQHPQDSSVPPNQPANSTSHKQKKQQAQQQSRQNQQQRHQGSQQAKLVKSLGRGNMTQQNPSVDGTQLSGIPATSKNQVSDTNMMQQAPAYFTGNKGLIPSVPRPGNQPKMYASHTPQSPIQSSDIGNQGSIQGSSIQGSPNQTLLASQQAPVHSSSQLATQQQQQQRHMNPSHNNIQRLMMQQNRHMNSNVRIELPVDQVNQVIPSTSVARSTDSGSPGVSSIQHRKQDSSQDPTAVASTSQLASSPQDSFVGNEAFLSAPNQGMLQRQMSGGVPIHGNVIGTQRQQQQARLQLQTQQQQQQRPDVQGLYAHPSNSGAG; encoded by the exons ATGGTACTAGGAAGCAGTTTGCCGTCACCTTCAACATTGAATGCCCCGTCTAG GTATCGTGTGCCTAGACCTACCTCTTTACAGGGCGACGAACAACAAAGAATTCAGTATACTCATATGGTTAATGGCAGAAATCTTCAGCAGCCTGGAGTTTCTGTTCCTGGTGTGTTGCCCGCTGGAGTTGATCGTGGTGTTCGAATGATGCCTGGTGCTAATGGTATGGGAATGATGACTGGACTTGCTCGATGTGCACCTGTTGCAAGGCCGGGTTTCCCAAGGATTGGTTCCCCAGGAATGCGAAATATGGTTTCATCTGGAAACATGCTATCCAGTGGTCAAGGCATGCAAAACTCGGTAAATCTTCACCCTGGTTCTGTACCTGGCCCTGGAAATACGATGTTGAGGCCACGTGATCCGATGCAGATGCTTCGG CCTGGCCAGAATTCGGAAGAGCACAGACAAATGATGGTGCAGGAGTTTCAGATGCAAGTTCCACAGGGGAATAGCCAGGCTATCCATTTCAGTGGCACACCATTTCCCCATGCCGGAACATCTTCACCTGTTCAGTCATTTCCTGTTCAGCAGTCCCAACCACATCAGATGCCACAACAGGCACACATGTTTGGAAATACGCAGCACTCTCATATCCGAGGGGCAAACCAGTCAAGCCCACAGCATCAGGCTTATGCACGGTTAGCTAAAGAGAGACACATTCAACAATCCATGATGTCCCAACAACAGCACCCACTTTCTGCAGCTAGTGCAGTGCCAACTGTGCAGAATGGTTCACAAACGCAGCCACAATCTGCTGTCAATGCTGTCCCATCTTCACAATCGCAGCATAAGAAGCAGCACCCGACGCAACATCCACAAGATAGCTCAGTTCCTCCCAATCAGCCTGCCAATAGTACATCACATAAGCAGAAGAAGCAACAGGCTCAGCAGCAGTCAAGACAAAACCAACAGCAACGGCATCAAGGTAGCCAGCAAGCTAAGCTAGTGAAGAGCTTAGGCCGAGGGAATATGACGCAGCAGAATCCTTCAGTTGATGGTACTCAACTCAGCGGCATTCCTGCAACCTCAAAAAACCAAGTCTCTGATACAAATATGATGCAGCAGGCCCCAGCGTATTTTACTGGTAATAAGGGATTGATTCCATCAGTGCCTCGGCCTGGGAATCAACCAAAAATGTATGCTTCTCATACGCCGCAGTCACCAATACAATCATCAGATATTGGTAATCAAGGTTCAATACAGGGTTCTTCAATACAGGGTTCTCCCAACCAGACCTTGTTAGCTTCCCAACAAGCTCCAGTTCATTCATCATCGCAATTGGCTAcacaacagcagcaacaacagcgGCACATGAATCCATCACATAATAATATCCAAAGATTGATGATGCAACAAAACCGCCATATGAACAGCAATGTTAGGATCGAGTTGCCTGTTGATCAAGTCAATCAGGTAATTCCGTCTACATCAGTTGCAAGGAGTACAGACTCAGGTAGCCCAGGTGTTTCATCTATACAACATCGGAAACAGGATTCATCTCAAGATCCAACTGCTGTTGCCTCGACCTCGCAGCTAGCTAGCTCGCCTCAAGATAGCTTTGTTGGAAATGAAGCTTTCTTGTCAGCACCTAACCAAGGCATGCTGCAAAGGCAAATGTCAGGGGGTGTTCCTATACATGGAAATGTTATTGGCACCCAGCGGCAGCAACAGCAGGCTCGGCTGCAACTTCAAactcagcagcagcagcagcagagacCTGATGTTCAAGGCTTATATGCTCATCCTTCAAATTCGGGAGCAGGATGA